One Sphingobacteruim zhuxiongii DNA window includes the following coding sequences:
- a CDS encoding FecR family protein gives MNHQSLKNQLLRYLHNELQADEITHLFQELEQLTASEIAELIDEESVRSIFLADHLQVHRKEAVKADLLQRMAQEQTDSSPLLSRSRFKWSWIAAAAVLIAASFSGYLWYTQDKSEGRGVEQMALQQDISLNEQPPEVRFADGRVLALDTNKQYSQEAITFSMNADGLVNYHGSDKQHHEELLFSSPKGRISQIELSDGTRVWLNSGSSIRFSPFFAGNQRDVKLDGEAYFEVSKNPKKPFIVHSSLSKVKVLGTAFNVSSYASTIHKITLLHGSIALETKAKSMILKPETQAEVNANGSFAVSAANMDEVMAWKNGDFVFNEIDLNGLMAQLKKWYDIEEVIVEGKSTDRFTGSLTRSKQLSQLLKALEVISNCKFSIVERRVYVKVI, from the coding sequence ATGAACCATCAAAGTCTCAAGAATCAACTCTTGCGATATCTCCATAATGAATTGCAGGCGGATGAGATTACGCATTTGTTTCAAGAATTAGAACAGCTTACTGCTTCCGAGATCGCGGAACTAATCGACGAGGAGTCCGTACGTTCTATCTTTCTAGCAGATCATCTTCAAGTACATCGTAAAGAGGCTGTCAAAGCTGATTTATTACAACGTATGGCGCAGGAACAAACAGATAGTAGTCCTCTACTTTCGCGTTCTCGCTTCAAATGGTCATGGATTGCTGCTGCGGCTGTATTGATTGCGGCATCTTTTTCAGGCTACCTATGGTATACACAAGATAAATCGGAGGGAAGGGGCGTCGAACAAATGGCGTTACAACAAGATATCTCCTTAAATGAACAACCTCCAGAAGTACGCTTCGCCGATGGAAGGGTTCTCGCATTAGATACCAATAAGCAATATTCACAAGAGGCAATTACATTCTCAATGAATGCCGACGGCTTGGTTAATTACCATGGAAGTGATAAACAGCATCATGAAGAATTGCTGTTCTCCTCACCAAAAGGACGTATTTCTCAAATTGAGCTTTCCGATGGTACACGTGTTTGGTTAAATAGCGGCAGTTCTATTCGCTTTTCTCCATTCTTTGCAGGCAATCAGCGGGATGTAAAACTCGATGGTGAAGCCTATTTTGAAGTCAGTAAGAATCCTAAGAAGCCTTTTATAGTCCACTCGAGCTTATCGAAAGTTAAAGTTCTAGGAACCGCATTCAACGTGTCGAGTTATGCTTCTACGATACATAAAATCACCTTACTACATGGATCGATAGCTTTGGAGACCAAAGCAAAGTCAATGATTTTGAAACCGGAGACACAAGCAGAAGTTAATGCCAACGGTTCTTTTGCTGTTTCTGCGGCGAATATGGACGAAGTAATGGCTTGGAAAAATGGCGACTTTGTGTTTAATGAAATTGATTTGAATGGCTTAATGGCTCAATTGAAGAAGTGGTATGATATTGAGGAAGTAATCGTCGAAGGGAAATCAACAGATCGATTTACAGGATCATTAACTCGTAGTAAGCAACTTTCTCAGCTGTTGAAGGCTTTGGAAGTGATATCCAACTGCAAATTTAGCATTGTCGAAAGGAGGGTTTATGTTAAAGTGATCTAG
- a CDS encoding NADP-dependent oxidoreductase, whose product MENNNNTSTILFANSYGTSDVLQFQDFKFDQLAQDTARIRVKAAGINPIDARRMTGEFKHGGLPQTFGTEFAGEIIEIANNPYGFKVGDAVLGSGAAFTHATVIDVPIGNLVRRPDNITWEVAGSIAGVAQTAMTILDEIGDIKSLLIHGASGGVGSILVQLAAERGIEVVGTASATNLDYLNSLGAKAVQYGDGLQARLQEVHPTAFDASIDMAGNDQATEVSLALVKPNGIIGSIAGKPSSSKRVQPFWVKRNPKNLQFVVDGIAAGKFNWAIDSTYPFEKAADAYAKILEGHNKGKLVLTF is encoded by the coding sequence ATGGAAAATAACAACAATACCTCGACAATACTTTTTGCAAATAGCTACGGGACATCTGACGTCTTACAGTTTCAAGATTTCAAATTTGATCAACTAGCGCAAGATACCGCGCGCATCCGAGTAAAAGCTGCGGGTATCAACCCAATCGATGCGAGACGCATGACCGGTGAATTTAAACATGGCGGATTGCCGCAAACATTCGGTACTGAATTCGCAGGTGAAATTATTGAAATAGCAAACAATCCTTATGGTTTTAAAGTGGGTGATGCTGTTTTGGGTTCTGGTGCAGCCTTTACCCATGCGACAGTTATTGATGTGCCAATTGGCAATTTGGTACGTCGTCCTGATAATATCACTTGGGAAGTTGCAGGATCTATTGCCGGCGTTGCGCAGACAGCGATGACCATCTTAGATGAAATCGGCGACATCAAGTCTTTATTGATTCACGGCGCTTCAGGTGGTGTAGGTTCTATTCTCGTACAATTGGCAGCTGAGCGCGGTATTGAGGTCGTAGGAACAGCATCAGCTACAAACTTAGATTATTTAAACTCCCTAGGTGCAAAAGCCGTACAATACGGAGATGGATTACAAGCACGTCTTCAGGAAGTACATCCAACTGCTTTCGATGCATCTATCGATATGGCAGGTAACGATCAGGCAACAGAAGTATCTTTAGCCCTTGTAAAACCGAACGGTATTATCGGCAGTATTGCTGGAAAACCAAGTTCATCCAAACGCGTACAGCCTTTTTGGGTAAAAAGAAACCCGAAAAACTTACAGTTTGTAGTGGATGGCATTGCTGCTGGCAAATTCAACTGGGCAATTGATTCAACTTATCCTTTTGAAAAAGCGGCCGACGCCTATGCTAAAATATTAGAAGGACATAATAAAGGTAAATTGGTATTGACATTTTAA
- a CDS encoding TlpA family protein disulfide reductase, with the protein MMKITVILPFLISLSFIFGTQVTQGQEAKSFIIKGKIDTIPNVQYPIFYSENKIEVWDSIKLDERSEFTYTAKIKEPTRLNFVILNNFNPQIVPTQLVYTLWVQPGELIDFRGHRNWLEGSKNNLYINPYQYSAQGAKLNESEFLRKEEREQAINDYEKATQRIINAGERSRILDSLDDKFIEEHPNNFISLYLLQSRLKGKDNLAKITAQYASLSPALQQSPTGKFIDKQLKILPNLGIGKTLPDFEVTDINGKQVKLSDFRGKYVLVDFWASWCAPCRKEFPFLRELYKTHHMQAFDILGVSIDESVEEWKKASQEESLIWTNTCSPGDLNSELYRLFNLNGVPDNFLLDPDGKIIARNLRAENLKMTLEQIFNAKQPTKR; encoded by the coding sequence ATGATGAAAATTACTGTTATCCTTCCTTTTCTAATCTCCTTATCTTTTATTTTTGGCACTCAGGTTACCCAAGGACAAGAAGCTAAATCATTTATCATTAAGGGTAAAATTGATACGATCCCTAATGTCCAATACCCTATCTTTTATTCGGAGAATAAGATTGAAGTTTGGGATAGTATCAAACTCGATGAACGTAGCGAATTCACATATACTGCAAAGATTAAAGAGCCTACCCGACTCAACTTTGTCATTTTAAACAATTTCAATCCACAAATTGTTCCGACACAACTCGTTTATACGCTATGGGTTCAACCTGGAGAGCTTATTGATTTTCGTGGACATCGCAACTGGTTAGAAGGGTCGAAAAATAACCTTTATATAAATCCATATCAATATAGTGCTCAGGGAGCAAAGCTCAATGAATCCGAATTCTTGCGAAAGGAAGAGCGTGAGCAGGCAATAAACGACTACGAAAAAGCAACACAAAGAATAATAAATGCTGGCGAACGCTCAAGAATTTTGGATAGCTTAGATGACAAATTTATTGAGGAGCATCCTAACAACTTTATTAGCCTTTATCTCCTTCAATCTAGATTAAAAGGCAAAGATAATCTAGCGAAAATCACAGCACAGTATGCTAGCTTGTCCCCTGCTCTTCAGCAAAGTCCGACCGGAAAATTCATCGATAAACAATTAAAAATTCTTCCAAACCTTGGAATTGGAAAAACACTTCCAGACTTCGAAGTCACGGATATTAATGGAAAACAGGTTAAGCTATCCGACTTTAGAGGAAAATATGTTCTAGTAGATTTCTGGGCAAGCTGGTGTGCTCCGTGCCGCAAAGAATTTCCGTTCCTTCGCGAACTCTACAAAACTCATCACATGCAGGCATTTGATATTCTCGGCGTATCGATTGATGAATCTGTCGAGGAGTGGAAAAAAGCTAGCCAAGAAGAATCCTTGATATGGACAAACACCTGTTCTCCTGGAGATCTAAATAGCGAATTATACAGATTATTTAATCTGAACGGTGTTCCAGACAACTTCCTTCTTGACCCTGATGGAAAAATCATTGCAAGAAACCTACGCGCTGAAAACTTGAAAATGACCCTCGAACAAATCTTCAACGCTAAGCAGCCGACCAAACGTTAA
- a CDS encoding RNA polymerase sigma factor: MEASQNDKLLIQEIQNGNSEAFAVVYERYADRVYALALSFLKDEGWSEDLLQEVFWKLWEHRERLDTQENLWTYLFVLTKHRALNKIREIKNARMKMDHLLLKSESLGLTEQVSIGQKELVACIERAKELMSQQQQLVFELCKTEGLTYSQAGERLNIAPNTVKNHMVQSLKVLRTYLHKCGYITFLLLFLK; encoded by the coding sequence ATGGAAGCATCGCAGAACGATAAGCTACTGATTCAAGAAATACAAAACGGAAACTCTGAGGCATTTGCTGTTGTATATGAGCGATACGCCGATCGGGTCTATGCACTTGCATTGTCTTTTTTGAAAGATGAGGGATGGAGTGAAGACTTATTGCAGGAAGTATTTTGGAAACTATGGGAGCATCGTGAACGACTAGATACGCAGGAGAATCTTTGGACTTATTTATTCGTCTTGACGAAGCATCGCGCACTCAATAAGATTCGGGAGATCAAGAATGCCAGGATGAAGATGGACCATTTGCTTTTAAAATCGGAGAGCCTCGGCTTAACAGAGCAAGTATCAATTGGACAGAAGGAACTCGTAGCCTGCATTGAACGTGCCAAGGAGTTGATGAGCCAGCAGCAGCAATTGGTTTTTGAACTCTGCAAGACGGAAGGTTTAACCTACTCTCAAGCTGGAGAGCGCTTGAATATTGCCCCCAATACCGTGAAAAACCATATGGTACAATCGCTAAAAGTATTACGTACCTATCTTCATAAATGTGGATATATCACATTTCTTCTTCTATTTTTAAAATAA
- a CDS encoding ADP-ribosylglycohydrolase family protein has product MKKNFIIPKIALGMLAVCLSASSYAQSSLPKQAKIKPEVLKDKLKGGWAGQVIGVTFGGPTEFKYNGTYIPDNKVIPWFDGYIKKTMIEWPGLYDDVYMDLTFVDIIEKKGIDAPASDFANAFANAEYTLWHANQAARYNILNGVMPPESGHWLNNPHADDIDYQIEADFAGLMNPGMPNSASDISDKVGHIMNYGDGWYGGVYVGALYTIAYISDDVHFVVKEALKTVPEQSDFYKCIADVIKWHAQYPNDWKQTWFEIQKKWSEAHGCPDGAFGPFNIDAKINAAYIVLGLLYGNGDFTQTLEISTRAGHDSDCNPSNAGGVLGTILGYDKIPAYWKMGLKEAEDINFKYTDISLNKVYDIGYKHALQMIKKNGGKVGAKEIVINVQQPKAVRYEKAFEGTYPIERMSLGNKSLVSEHAFDFTGTGIVIKGNAAKNANIKEDYTLELTVYIDGKEVERTKMPTDYQTRKHDIFWKYQLPKGKHNVKVVVTNPKKGYYIRMTDAIIYSDQPVDGIHFHDHKHD; this is encoded by the coding sequence ATGAAGAAGAACTTTATTATTCCGAAAATCGCCCTTGGTATGCTTGCTGTTTGTTTATCAGCATCGTCTTATGCGCAAAGCAGTTTACCGAAACAAGCGAAAATTAAACCAGAAGTATTAAAAGACAAACTTAAAGGAGGTTGGGCAGGCCAAGTAATCGGTGTGACGTTTGGTGGTCCTACAGAGTTTAAATATAATGGAACGTATATTCCGGATAATAAAGTAATTCCTTGGTTCGATGGCTATATTAAGAAAACAATGATTGAATGGCCTGGTCTTTACGATGATGTCTATATGGACTTGACCTTTGTTGATATTATCGAGAAGAAAGGCATTGACGCACCGGCATCTGATTTTGCCAACGCCTTCGCTAATGCTGAATATACCTTATGGCATGCGAATCAAGCAGCACGCTACAATATTTTAAATGGTGTGATGCCACCAGAGTCAGGACATTGGTTAAACAATCCACATGCGGATGATATTGATTATCAAATTGAAGCCGATTTCGCGGGTTTGATGAACCCGGGGATGCCAAATTCAGCATCTGATATCTCTGATAAGGTAGGGCATATCATGAACTATGGTGATGGATGGTATGGCGGTGTTTATGTAGGCGCGCTATATACGATCGCATATATTTCTGACGATGTGCACTTTGTCGTGAAAGAAGCTTTAAAAACTGTTCCTGAGCAGAGTGACTTCTATAAATGTATTGCCGATGTTATTAAGTGGCATGCACAATATCCGAACGACTGGAAACAAACCTGGTTTGAAATTCAGAAAAAATGGTCAGAAGCGCATGGTTGTCCGGATGGAGCATTCGGTCCGTTCAACATCGATGCGAAGATCAACGCAGCATATATTGTCTTAGGATTATTGTATGGCAATGGAGATTTCACGCAAACTTTAGAGATTTCGACACGTGCCGGACACGATTCAGATTGTAACCCTTCTAATGCGGGCGGTGTCTTAGGAACCATATTAGGTTACGATAAGATTCCAGCATATTGGAAAATGGGATTAAAAGAAGCCGAAGATATCAACTTTAAATACACGGATATTTCATTAAATAAAGTATATGATATCGGCTACAAGCATGCCTTGCAAATGATTAAGAAAAACGGCGGTAAGGTTGGTGCAAAGGAAATCGTTATCAATGTGCAACAACCGAAAGCTGTTCGCTATGAAAAAGCCTTTGAAGGAACTTATCCAATTGAACGTATGTCCTTAGGAAATAAATCGTTGGTTTCCGAACATGCCTTTGACTTCACGGGAACAGGTATCGTGATTAAAGGTAATGCGGCGAAAAATGCGAATATCAAAGAAGATTATACCTTAGAACTTACGGTTTATATCGATGGGAAAGAAGTAGAACGCACGAAAATGCCTACAGATTACCAAACGAGAAAACACGATATCTTCTGGAAATACCAGTTGCCGAAAGGAAAGCATAATGTGAAAGTTGTGGTTACCAATCCTAAGAAAGGATACTATATCCGTATGACCGACGCGATTATTTATTCTGATCAGCCAGTCGATGGAATCCATTTCCATGATCATAAGCATGATTAA
- a CDS encoding phosphocholine-specific phospholipase C, with amino-acid sequence MDTRREFLKKAGMLAGATAASPFIPESIQRALAIQAAPGTTFLDAEHIVFLMQENRSFDHSLGTLKGVRGFNDPRILKSEGIPIWYQKNNEGRYFTPFHLDIEKTKATWMGSLPHGWADMVEARNNGKMNYWLEAKKAGNASYKHMPLTLGYYSRQDLPFYYAFADAFTVCDQHFCSSLTGTSPNRSYFWTGTVRENPKDGNSKAHLENHHMVHKDLGWTTFPERLQAAGIPWKVYQNEIGLNVGMTQQEVDWLGNFRDNNLEFHKQYHIKCHPNYQRYAKSKVAELEKIVANNKEQSKDTDAKLLTYLQELKGDLVNFSEDKFHALSQQEQEIHRRAFTTNVNDPDYHQLKTIEFMEDGVQRKVQVPKGDLFYQFRKDVDNNELPMVSWLVAPSRFSDHPGAPWFGAWYVSETLDILTKNPEVWKKTIFVLTYDENDGYYDHIPPFVPALHTRPETGAVPSGMRTDNEFVTQQQEQIRSGKPESRIDSPIGLGYRVPLVVASPWSKGGFVNSEVFDLTSSIQFVEYFVDKKLGKDVKEANISDWRRLVCGNMTSIFRKAEDNTRPAIDFVSRDQHVERIYKAREQALPSGFQEASNETLNRLRKAPLSSLGFELVEKGTKPACAIPYDIDVNLKLDPEKARIQLIFEIAGDLASTKEIGVPFIVKCPIAYGDSREIDRVWNFAVRPKEKIIYNWPIKDFVGDLFSLEVHGPNGFFRLFQAAKNSVIPVVRFNAHSLHQRVEFEFGKEAKDYRVKDAYQELGTRLKTKKGRSLTWDITKSSNWYDLEIHDLQDQHILFKYAGHQENGQSSISDPLMGGLIQV; translated from the coding sequence ATGGATACTAGAAGAGAATTTTTGAAAAAAGCAGGGATGTTAGCTGGTGCGACGGCAGCATCTCCATTTATTCCGGAATCTATTCAGCGGGCATTAGCAATTCAAGCGGCTCCTGGTACGACTTTCCTAGACGCGGAACATATTGTTTTTCTAATGCAAGAGAATCGTTCTTTCGATCATAGTCTCGGTACACTAAAAGGCGTTCGTGGATTTAATGATCCGCGTATTCTCAAGTCGGAAGGTATTCCTATATGGTATCAAAAAAATAATGAGGGGCGATATTTTACACCCTTTCATCTGGATATAGAAAAGACGAAAGCCACCTGGATGGGATCCTTGCCGCATGGATGGGCGGATATGGTGGAAGCTCGTAATAACGGAAAGATGAACTATTGGCTGGAGGCTAAGAAGGCAGGAAATGCGAGTTACAAGCATATGCCCTTGACCTTAGGTTATTACAGCCGACAGGATTTGCCGTTTTATTATGCTTTTGCAGACGCCTTTACGGTATGTGATCAGCATTTTTGCTCCTCCCTTACGGGTACAAGTCCAAATAGATCGTACTTCTGGACAGGGACCGTTCGTGAAAACCCAAAAGATGGAAACTCTAAAGCACACTTAGAGAATCATCATATGGTGCATAAAGACTTAGGCTGGACGACTTTTCCTGAACGATTGCAGGCTGCAGGGATCCCTTGGAAAGTTTATCAGAATGAGATTGGTTTAAATGTGGGTATGACACAACAGGAAGTCGATTGGTTGGGGAATTTTAGAGATAACAATTTAGAATTCCATAAACAGTATCATATCAAGTGCCATCCTAACTATCAGCGTTATGCGAAAAGTAAAGTAGCAGAGTTAGAGAAAATTGTTGCTAACAATAAAGAGCAATCTAAAGATACTGATGCGAAGCTCTTAACTTATCTGCAGGAATTGAAGGGTGATCTTGTCAATTTTTCAGAAGATAAATTCCATGCTTTAAGTCAGCAGGAGCAAGAAATACATAGACGAGCCTTTACCACGAATGTCAATGATCCGGATTATCATCAATTGAAGACTATTGAGTTTATGGAAGATGGCGTGCAGCGTAAAGTTCAAGTGCCTAAAGGTGATCTATTTTACCAGTTTAGAAAAGACGTTGATAATAATGAACTGCCGATGGTTTCCTGGTTGGTTGCGCCGAGTCGCTTTTCCGACCATCCCGGTGCGCCATGGTTTGGCGCATGGTATGTTTCTGAGACACTCGATATTCTGACGAAAAACCCAGAGGTATGGAAGAAAACCATCTTTGTACTAACCTACGATGAGAATGATGGTTACTATGATCATATACCACCATTTGTGCCGGCATTGCATACTCGTCCAGAAACAGGGGCTGTTCCTTCTGGAATGCGAACCGATAATGAGTTTGTCACGCAACAGCAAGAGCAAATCCGTAGTGGAAAGCCGGAAAGCCGTATAGATTCACCTATTGGCCTAGGCTATCGTGTACCTTTAGTGGTTGCATCGCCATGGAGTAAAGGTGGGTTTGTTAATTCAGAGGTCTTCGATTTGACGTCCAGTATTCAGTTTGTTGAGTATTTTGTCGACAAGAAATTAGGGAAAGATGTCAAAGAAGCAAATATCAGTGATTGGCGTCGCTTAGTATGTGGCAATATGACTTCCATATTCCGCAAAGCTGAAGATAATACTCGCCCTGCAATTGATTTCGTATCTCGCGATCAACATGTGGAGCGAATCTATAAGGCGCGTGAACAAGCATTGCCGTCAGGATTTCAGGAAGCTTCCAATGAGACCCTGAATCGATTAAGAAAAGCGCCTTTATCGAGCTTAGGTTTTGAACTTGTCGAAAAGGGAACCAAGCCTGCTTGTGCCATTCCTTATGATATTGATGTGAACTTAAAGTTAGATCCTGAAAAAGCGCGCATTCAGTTAATCTTTGAAATTGCGGGAGACTTGGCGTCTACTAAGGAGATTGGTGTACCATTTATCGTAAAGTGTCCGATAGCTTATGGTGATAGTCGGGAGATTGATCGCGTTTGGAACTTCGCTGTTCGGCCGAAGGAAAAGATTATCTATAATTGGCCTATTAAAGACTTTGTAGGCGACTTGTTTTCGTTAGAGGTTCATGGTCCAAATGGATTCTTCCGCTTGTTCCAAGCTGCTAAAAACAGTGTAATTCCGGTTGTACGTTTTAATGCCCATAGTTTGCATCAGCGTGTGGAATTTGAATTCGGAAAGGAAGCCAAAGATTACCGTGTTAAGGATGCTTATCAAGAACTCGGCACGCGTTTAAAAACTAAGAAAGGGCGTTCCTTAACTTGGGATATTACAAAATCAAGTAATTGGTATGATCTTGAAATACATGATCTACAAGACCAGCATATCTTATTTAAATATGCGGGGCATCAAGAGAATGGACAATCCAGTATTTCCGACCCATTGATGGGCGGGCTAATACAGGTTTAA